The genomic segment GGACAGAACAATACCCTTGTTGGTCAGCTCTTCTCCTCGTCCTTCCAGGTGTCTCTCTCTCCATTTCTCACTAGCTTTTGTCCAATCTCAAACGCCAATTGCTTTTTCAAGAAGCTTCTTTTTTGCTTCCATAATGGCCACTATTATACCAATGAGAAACTTGCTTTCTGTGCTTGAAAAACGTTTCTTGGTAGCATCTTCTGTTACTCTTTCTCCTCCTACCTCTCCACTACCCACCAGTATATCTTCGCCATCATTTACAGTTCAATTTCTCGTCAATTCATGTGGGCTTCCCTTAAAATCATCTCTTTCGGTTTCTAAGAAGTTCCAAATGGATGAAAAGAAACTCCAAATTTGTACTTGAGTTCTTGAAAGCTCACAACTTCAGCGACACCCTGATCACCCAACTGATCCAGAATCATCCCCCAATCCTCCAAAGCAGAGTAGAAAGCAATATCAAGCCGAAGTTCGACTTCTTCGTTAAACATGGGTTAACGGGCCAACTTCTGCCTGAGCTTATTGTGTCAAaaccatttattttgataaaacctTTAGATTCTCAAATTAAGCCATGTTTTGGGTTCTTGAAGTCATTTCTTGGTTGTACTGGGAAAATTGTCGTGGCTCTTAGCGTTCTCCATGGCTGTTGACGTATAATGTGAAAGGTATTATGCAACCaaatattgatttgttgataAAAGAGGGGGTAACTTTTGATAGGGTAGCAAAGCTGATTATCTCACAACCAGGAGCCATACAGCAAAAGCATTCTAGGATGGTCTATACTGTGAATGCTCTTAAAAACTTGGGCATTGAACCAAATACTCCCATGTTTATACATGCTCTTAGAGCGATGTTACAAACGAGAGACCCCACTCGGAAGAAGAAAGTTGGAGTGTTGAAGAGTTTGGGTTGGACTGAGGAGgaaattttaaaggattttaAGCATGATCCCCTTATTTTGGGATGTTCAGAGGAGAAGATCAGGGATGTTATGGATTATTTTGCGGGTACCTTGAGATTGAAACCTCAAACTATTATTACGAACTCCTGGTTCCTTCATTACTCAATTGATAGAAGGCTCCGTCCAAGGTACAATGTTTTGAAGACTTTGAAGTCAAGGAACCCGATTGATGGGGACATCAGGATTGCGTGGCTGTTAACATCATTGAGTGAGAAGAAATTCTTGGAAAACTTTGTTACTAAGTATGCAGACAATGTCCCAGGTTTATTAGATTTTCTGCAATGTGGTTAGATGATTGTTTTGCAAACTGAGAGAGAGTATTTTTGTAGGCCATGAAGAACTTATATCAGAGGATAAATTCTGCTGGAGTATGTCTATAGCTTGGAAGAAAATGCAATACTGAGGAGCATTTTACGATTCAGTTATCTTTGGGAAGAATTTGAATGATCATTTATGCCTTTGATTTTGAAACAGGGTATCATCTGTCTATATAAAGTTTTTGGCCAAGTAGTACTGTTACTTGATATATACAAAGTACTGCTAGCTGAGTTGCTGACAAAATCATGAAGGTAGCCCGAGTGAGGAAGAGGGTTGAGAAGTGAATTTCAAACTCAGTGCTTACCATGAATGAATGCATGTGCTTTGAATGGCTGTGCTGGAAACAAATTGTCAGCTACATGCTGAGAAGCTTATGATCATGCCTTTAGGTTAACTGAGGGATTTCATGTTAATATCCACATATGGATTTCGTGAGTGATGGAGAATATGATCATCTTTTTGTGTCCAGGCTGTGGGCCAGACTTGCATGCATTTTCTGTGCTTTTCCTTGTATCTCTGCTGTTTTTGGTTGGCTTATTTGCTGCTCGATGGGCAGATACTGCTCAAGTAACAGGCCCTTGATTGATTGAGTTGCATGCtggaattaacaaaattaaagggAGTAAAAGAACCTAATGCAGGCATCTTGATTTATgagtttggtttaaaaaaaaaagatttaggaGTGTGGAGCTCAGGGTCTATTTTGATGCCACAACTACTTCcttcactcattttttttttttgtttttttttttttattattgtaagtGTTCGGACCAGCTTGcacgcacctcaactaatctaaCAGGCtatgaagttaatgatcatgtaaacctccagtagTTATCATATAAGCAATCACAGAGTTCGAACCTGAgatctaaaagaaaacaaactttttagttttaagtttttattactgGACCACCatctaaatgatttttattctctttttattccAGCTTGGGTTTGGAtagtataaaatttaagattaaatgaagagttattaaaattaatgactcaataaaaaataaaaaaagaagaagcttaaGCTCTGGTGGGATGAAATTTGCAACTCTATTGAATAGTTATTAGCACGTGTGATACAAACGCCGGAATGGGGCAAGCGACTTTATCTGACCTCAAAAGACAATCATTCTTTGTATCTCTAGAATAGTTTCGACATGACCTTTCATACTAGGCGTTTAGGTGTGGccccttccttttcttccttctttttttgttttcccctCACCTTCCCTCCGGATTCTGCCCATGAATTGTTTGTTCTTCCTTGCAGTTCAGGCTTACTGTCAATTGCAATCCCTTTATAGTAATTTTTTGCAAAGTTGAGTCCTAACCCGTGACTCTCTAGTAACTTTCATTCTATGCCCCCTCTGGTTTGGCAACATTTCCATGCCCCTTGTACTCtgtaaaaataaagaagaagaagaagaagaagaagaagaaacactcCCCTCttcctccccctccccctcccgcAAAAATATCCCTAAAGACTCAAAACCAACACCACCATTGAAGACGTTGATGATGCTCTTTCCAGAGATAACAACCGATATTCTAAGCAGACTACCGGTCAAATCTCTCAAACGTTTCAGGTGCGTGTCTAAATCATGGTGCAAAGAAATCGACAGTCCATACTTTATCAACACTCATCTCAAAAGATCATCACAAGCACACACCCATCTCAACCTCATTCTTAGAGATGCCACCAACTTATGCACTGTAGACTTGGACTCACCCGACTTCACCTCCATAGAACTGAAAAACAATCCTTTAAAAAGTGACGACTGCGCTACTGAAGTAATGGGTTCTTGTAATGGACTGCTTGCCCTGTTAAATTCTGACTTTAGTATTGCTCTATATAATCCATCaactagagaaaagaaaatgataccCGTTTCACCTTTAGAGTTGCCAAATGACTTGGACGATTCTAAAGTGTCTAGCCTGTTCAATTTTTATGGATTTGGACATGACCCCATTAATGAAGACTATAAAGTTGTGAGATTTATACACTTTTATGGTGATAGTCCTGATGGGTTTTTTCACTGTGAGGTCAAAGTTTATAGCTTGAAGTCAAATTCTTGGCAAAGAATTGATGACTATCCTTATGACTTGAGATTTATTCTGCCACCTGATTATCACCCTCACTGTAGAAGAGGGTATGGTGTTTTTGCTAATAGTTCTGTTCATTGGAAGGCTACTGTAGTgggaaagggaaaagaaaatggGAGTGATATGATTGTCGCTTTTGATCTTGGAGCTGAAGAGTTTAAGATAATACCACAACCCGATTATTCCAGCAATGAACATGAAATGAATGTGGGAGTTTTAGGAGGGTGTTTATGTGTGTTTTGTAATAAGAACTGTAAACATGTTGAAATATGGGTGATGAAGGAATATGGTGTGAAGGAATCTTGGACTCATTTATGTACCGTTATTGCACCGCTACAAGTGAAGGAATTTTGGTTGTATGCTAGACCTTTAGCTTATTCAAAGGGTGGAGACAAAATTCTGTTGGAATTGGATAATAGGTTTTTTGTTTGGTATGATCTGAAAAGGAGAAAGTCCAAGATTATCAGGATTCGTGGTGCTCCTCCTATTTTTATAGCTGAGATTTGTGTAGGAAGCCTTGTCACACTAAATGGAGGTGGTGAGGGTCAGACTAGTGGGAAGGACACACAAGAGAAAAGGAAGACTAGAAAGAAAAGGTTTGTTTTATTCTCTTTGGTCAAGCCTGTTCCCGTTTTATGGCTGTACTAATTTGTTCCCTTTTATACTTTCAATGATATAGTTTGACAATTGGTTAAGTTGCCATGCTTAAATACTTAAGCATACTCATCTTTGGTGCTCATCAAAATCCATGTTTTGGTATGGTTACTTATGATCCGACATGTATTAATTCCTGTGTCTGCCAGGGATCAGTTCTTATCAAAGGGGTTCAAGCTGGTTTTATGATTTAGTAGAGAAGGATGTTAAATTGGAGTGTATCAACATAGgtaaatcaataaattcaaccACAATATTCTAGCTAATTAGTGCTTGCTATGCTTGACCTAATTTGTTCCTTTTTCAGTGctttcatgttaaatttaacttgttttcttttgaactgACTATGCCATCTCTGATCTTCTTAAATTCTTACTCTCTCCCGCTTTTTTGGCTTCAAGATGAGGTAATAACTAATAAGAGATTCACTTATGCACAAGATCATTTTCTCCTCTCAAGGGTTTAagctcattttttattatgaatttgtcTAATCTCATTTTGTGTCGAACTGCTGTTACAGCTTATCAGAAAGTTTTCCTGGTCATTGTAAGTGTTGCAATTAGATCTTTAAGAGTCATTGTAGTTGACTTGCCATTTCTTGATGCTGTTACAGATTTGACATGGACTTCGAACCAAATATGGCAGTGGATGTTATTTAGAGATTCATGTAATCATGTAGATTGGAGCATTTATGGAACTTATAGAAATGATCTCTTTTGccatgtaatatatataaaaaaaattggtcaatgCTGTTAATGTTGTAATGCAGACAGTATTTCATCATCAAGTTTTTTGGATGTCATATGACTGATTTTTTCTTGGCAAAAATCCCAGACTGTTATCtaatcatatttgtttttctcaggGCTGGTAATAGATGGTTTAGGATGCAAACTTGGAAAAGTATGGACATGGAGCGCATGGTTGGGGATCTTTATTAGCTTCTCTCTGAATCTGGACTACAAGAAGTTAATGTTAGTTTCATAGGGAATATAGTTTTTCGGGCTTTATAATAGAGTAGCGTTTGGGGAACTCGGATTCTTCTACTTGTGGACAGTTTTGTGGGTTGTACCTTGTTAGAACGTATTTTAAAGCAGTTAATATGCTCTTTGAAGGATGCTAGCTGTTCATACATCAATCTAACTCCTCATCCTTCAGTTAAATTCATCCTAATTTGGAACAAGTCAGAGTTCTAGTAGAATAAATGGGTTTCCTACAAGTGTATTAACATGTAGAGATACTGATACCAGGACATGTTAATGAGGGATAGCTCAGTGAAActtgaatttcttaaaaaaactatagagcACAAAATTCATGCGTCAAATTTTCTGATTGACAAAGGAGCTGTCAGTTCTAATATTGATTTACTAGTTTGTGTTTggataatgttttaaaacaatagagACCGATATAGAAAAGATAGAAATGTTTTGAAgtgaatttatgtatttttaaaatataaatatagggAGATATTTCCATGTCTATACTGTATTTGTTTCTTCTATCGTGAGATAATAACCAACTTCAACACATGATTCTTCAAAAAGACAATTAAACAAAAGGTGTTCTTGCAAACACCTCATAATGATAGTATCTTCTAGCTTATGTTTTCATTCAGACTGCAACTTTCCTTGTGTAGACTCTGCCATGATGAAATCGTTGAGTTGGTCAGACAAACATGTCAGCAGACTGGAGTCCTTGCACTCCAGCCTTCAAAGGAAGTAACCTTGGCTGTTCCGCAAATTGCCTGCGTGAACCAATTGTCATGTTTGCCAATATGCCAGCTGTATCTGGAACTCAACGCACAGCAGTTCTGCCCATGTTAATAGATCGTGGCTCAAATCTGAATTGCTTGTCAGGACTTGAAACATCCCGGTTGTTAGCCCTATTGAAGTTGTTGGTGGGTATACAATCAAAGTCCTATATTGGCTAGAAgtggggaggatcatgggtatataaggatggataAATATCTCTATTGGTATAAGGCCTTTTGAGTATAGCctaagagcaaatccatgagggcttaggctCAAAGTagacaatatcataccaatgtggagatagATAGTGTCCATAGTCCAAaaaaagtggtatcagagcatttggttgtgtagattgaattcttgtgcagttaaaatggaaaaggaagattcgggtatgataaagctcacttcctcaaattattttctgtggaaaacaatgatggaggatcacttatattgcaatgatttggctttgttgattgaatgtaaaggaataaagcctgatgacatggatgatgcaaaatgaaatggactaaatagaaaggctaccgctaatgttagaaaatgggtatcttctaagtccattaatcatatttctcaagaacatgattgctataaagtttggaagatgttggaagaaacatttgccaaggagagtgcacaaaacaaggtttttgtaattagagaccttgtgaatttgaagtatagagatggtgaagatgcttcagtgcatataaatgtattccaagggttcttgaatcagctgtcattgatgaaccttgagttagccgatgaaatgcaaacattaatcctattgagttcattgcTGGATAGTTGAGagactttggtagtgtcacttagcaattctactccgaatggaaagctcactttgaaaacagtaaaggattgtatcctcaatgaagagaagaggaggaaagggacaagcacttccgagtctcatgcacttgttacagaaagtcgagggagaagtcaaagcaggttctctcacggcaagcaagatggagaatccagcaatagaaaaggcaaatggaagccaagaggaagatctcagtcaaggaagggttttaagtgttattactgtgacaagcctgggcatatgcaaaaaaattacagaaagtataaaagagataaaaagggtagagatgaagacaagaatgaagagaatggtatggctgcagttgtatctgatggtgatgttgctATTGTATGTGATGATAGCTGTGTTAATCTTGTatgtcaagataccacctgggttgcagattcagcagcttcttaccatgttacaccccgacgtgatttttacacatcctacactgctggtgactttggtcaagttaggatgAGAAATCAAGGGATGACCagtgttgtgggcattggagacatttggttggaaaccaatactgggtgcaagttgctactcaaagatgttaggcatatgcctgatatgcgcctacatttgatctctactggtacttttgatgaagaaggctatcacagttactttgaagatggtaaatggaagctctccagaaattccctaattgttgctaaaagga from the Populus nigra chromosome 1, ddPopNigr1.1, whole genome shotgun sequence genome contains:
- the LOC133703072 gene encoding F-box protein CPR1-like isoform X3, whose translation is MPLVLCKNKEEEEEEEEETLPSSSPSPSRKNIPKDSKPTPPLKTLMMLFPEITTDILSRLPVKSLKRFRCVSKSWCKEIDSPYFINTHLKRSSQAHTHLNLILRDATNLCTVDLDSPDFTSIELKNNPLKSDDCATEVMGSCNGLLALLNSDFSIALYNPSTREKKMIPVSPLELPNDLDDSKVSSLFNFYGFGHDPINEDYKVVRFIHFYGDSPDGFFHCEVKVYSLKSNSWQRIDDYPYDLRFILPPDYHPHCRRGYGVFANSSVHWKATVVGKGKENGSDMIVAFDLGAEEFKIIPQPDYSSNEHEMNVGVLGGCLCVFCNKNCKHVEIWVMKEYGVKESWTHLCTVIAPLQVKEFWLYARPLAYSKGGDKILLELDNRFFVWYDLKRRKSKIIRIRGAPPIFIAEICVGSLVTLNGGGEGQTSGKDTQEKRKTRKKRDQFLSKGFKLVL
- the LOC133703072 gene encoding F-box protein CPR1-like isoform X1 produces the protein MPLVLCKNKEEEEEEEEETLPSSSPSPSRKNIPKDSKPTPPLKTLMMLFPEITTDILSRLPVKSLKRFRCVSKSWCKEIDSPYFINTHLKRSSQAHTHLNLILRDATNLCTVDLDSPDFTSIELKNNPLKSDDCATEVMGSCNGLLALLNSDFSIALYNPSTREKKMIPVSPLELPNDLDDSKVSSLFNFYGFGHDPINEDYKVVRFIHFYGDSPDGFFHCEVKVYSLKSNSWQRIDDYPYDLRFILPPDYHPHCRRGYGVFANSSVHWKATVVGKGKENGSDMIVAFDLGAEEFKIIPQPDYSSNEHEMNVGVLGGCLCVFCNKNCKHVEIWVMKEYGVKESWTHLCTVIAPLQVKEFWLYARPLAYSKGGDKILLELDNRFFVWYDLKRRKSKIIRIRGAPPIFIAEICVGSLVTLNGGGEGQTSGKDTQEKRKTRKKRAGNRWFRMQTWKSMDMERMVGDLY
- the LOC133703072 gene encoding F-box protein CPR1-like isoform X2, with amino-acid sequence MPLVLCKNKEEEEEEEEETLPSSSPSPSRKNIPKDSKPTPPLKTLMMLFPEITTDILSRLPVKSLKRFRCVSKSWCKEIDSPYFINTHLKRSSQAHTHLNLILRDATNLCTVDLDSPDFTSIELKNNPLKSDDCATEVMGSCNGLLALLNSDFSIALYNPSTREKKMIPVSPLELPNDLDDSKVSSLFNFYGFGHDPINEDYKVVRFIHFYGDSPDGFFHCEVKVYSLKSNSWQRIDDYPYDLRFILPPDYHPHCRRGYGVFANSSVHWKATVVGKGKENGSDMIVAFDLGAEEFKIIPQPDYSSNEHEMNVGVLGGCLCVFCNKNCKHVEIWVMKEYGVKESWTHLCTVIAPLQVKEFWLYARPLAYSKGGDKILLELDNRFFVWYDLKRRKSKIIRIRGAPPIFIAEICVGSLVTLNGGGEGQTSGKDTQEKRKTRKKRFDMDFEPNMAVDVI